A window of Panthera tigris isolate Pti1 chromosome A3, P.tigris_Pti1_mat1.1, whole genome shotgun sequence genomic DNA:
AGCTAAAGGTGAGGGGTAGGAGGTAACCTGGCCAGCTTCCCTGGGCTGATTGATGATAAAGCCCAATACCGGAACTGAGgtctgccccctccacccacgTAATTCTCTGATGCTGTACTGAAGTTATAGATGCCTCTAGAGGTGGTTGCAGTGGGTTTAGAAACAAGGGGGTGCTCAGAAGAGGGGAAACACTATCTGGCTCAGGGTGGGCAAGGTGCTTTGTGCCCCAGAAGTGTTTGTGACAACTGTGACTAAGGGATttgaggaagtggcagagagagagagatttatggCCCTCCAGATTCTCCCTTGGTGTTGACCCAGGAACAGGTGTATAGTGACAGGGACACATGAAGCCAGAGACAAGGCTGAACAGGCGGCAGGGCCATTTGGTGAGGCAGTCAGCTGACCATGCGAAAGGAGTCCTGAGTCACTCAGGAgtgaaagaggggagagagaagtgagGAGCCAGCCAGCCCACCTACCCTGACATGACAGGGGAGAGCCCAGGGCCAGGGACCTGGTAAGCATCCCTAAAAATACGGAGGCTAATGCCTACAGAAGTGAAGAACCCACTCATGGAGAGATCTGGAGAGTAGTAGCGGGGCAGGGCAGAATGCCCTTGCAGTGGTCCTGGTAGAGGTTATATGGCCTAGAGGGATAAGCTGGGCAGGGGAGGCACCACACCATACCTCTTATCCCATACTCATTAAGCCAGTGCCTACCCTGCCAGTGCCCAtttccttggggctcctggatggagATAAAATTTTGTGTTGTAAAGTCCTGATCGTCCCTTGGTCCTTAGCACCCCATCTTGAGGGCTACTCCCACCTGTTGCCTCCCATCTTTCCTGCTGATTACCTGCCACGGCCCCTTATTCCAGGACAGTGAAGGCACCCacccctctggggaggggagatggtCCCTGATTCTAAGACCACAAACTGAGATGTAGACTTTTCTCTTTGGAGTGGGGGAAGTGGTCCTTTTTCTCAAAACAGCGTTAAATGAAGTTGGAACTGAGTGTGTGAGGGTCCCAGCTTATTCCCATTTTgttgcctccccctccctgcctctcccaagTAGTGTGctgccgcaccccccccccccccacaggggGTGCATCAGCCGGGTCTTAGGAGTATGTTTCGAAGCTGCAAAGGAGTCACAGGAGACAGCTGTTTGGTGCACCTCCACCACCCCGCAGGGTCCTAGGACACTGTGCGAGATGGGGGAGGtactggttttttattttttgtagaggTGGTCCCTGTCCTCCAGGAGCTTACAATCTAGCTGGGGAGACACAACTAATGCACACTTATACAATCAGTACAATTAGCGATTACCACAATATTGACCACAACTGCGTGAGACCAGGGAAAGCAAGATCAGTGAGGGGCTAGGGGCTCGGAGAAGGTGTTTTAGTAAAGATGGGACTCATTTACTGGTTGAATAAGTCCAAATTTAGTGACATTTCTTTGGGGTGGGCTTAGAAGGCAGTGGCGGGGGGGGAAGGGGAATCGAGGGAGCAAAGGCAGCAAGGCTGGAATGCACGTGTTGTAGGCAAGGGACAGTGAGAGGGCCCCACTCTATTTCTTAACCCTCTTCCCTCACTCTTGCCCTCCAGTCCCGCCACACAGGCACGCAGTTGGCGCCTTGTCTGCTGCATCGAGATTCAGGGCTTCCGCTGGTGATGATGGAATGTCCATTCTGCTGGCTGGTATGGTTGTCTGGATCTCTGTGGTGGGGCCTGCTGGCATGGCCATGGCTGCGGGGCTGGGTTGGCGTTGTCCCGACTTGGTCCAGATCAGAATGCATTGCCTGTGCCCAGATCTCGGGggtctgctccccccacccccctcctccctctaccCCACCCAGTGGTCAGAGGGGCGCAAAGGGGTTTGGAAGGGATCTGGTATTGTCGTCATTGTCGGTGCTGCTTCTCCGGGGGCCTACCGGCCCCTCACTGACCTTGGCAAATGCTCCTCTGGCGAGAGAGCACAGGGGACCCCCCATTCCTGCGCGGCACTGGCTCCCATGCTGGCCGAGAAGCACAGGAGCACCTGGTGACGCGGCCGCccagggctgggggttggggccTCAGTTGGGGGCTCGCTGCCGGCGCTCTCCCAACACCTGCCGCCCGGTCCTCGACACCGTGTACGCCAGCTTCTGCAGAGAGTACCTGAACACCTGCGGTGAGAGACCCAGGACCTGCCCTTAGAGGCAGGTACCTGCAGCGAGTCTGCAGCGCTGCCGTGCCCGCCTccgccacctcccccccccccccccgcccctgccccgcctgCCTGTCGGACTTCGAGAGGCAGGCGCGGGCGCAGCTTGTCCACGAGTCAGGGCAGCTGGAGCTTTTCCAACTGTGCTGAAGGCTGCATGGCAGCAAGCTGATTGGACCCACAACTTAGGTATACCTCACTTCTCGCAATGGGCTGTGTCCCTGGAGGATTCCGAAAAGCGAATCCTACCCAGTAAATGCAGCATTCCAGGAACACCTTAAAGGAAATATGCGATTCCTTTGGCAAAGGGATTCCTTTAGCAGGGAATTCTTCCTGCAAGGGGGTGCTTTTAGGGTAAACGATTTTATGGGCAAAGTGCTTTCttctgatttattaatttttacaaagcactttgtctctatgatttcttttttaaatacagtgaaTTGTCCTTTATTGGGAGcgctttttttctcttccatttctcctgCAAAGAAccttttctaattgttttcttcaAAGCGCTTTTATCCGATTCATTTTTTCTGTTAGCTcctttgtctaatttttttctgcAATGCGCTTTTTATctagtgcattttttttctgccaagtGCTTTTACcagatttatttttcctgcaATGCGCATTTTCTCTAATTCATTTTTCCCGCgaattacttttctttaattcGTTGTGGGTTTTTTAtgaagtgctttttattttttctctgagaagtgcctttttctaacttatttctcATCCCACCTTCGCAAGCgctatatatgtttttaaaagacaatttccCCGCAATGCGCAATTTTTTAAGACGGAAAATTCTGCTATGCGAGGGTAAAGTCTCTTCGCAAAACAGGAGTGCCCCGCCTCCCTCCTGGGGTCGAGTCTGGGTGTAGCGGGTTTTTCTTACCGCGTTGGTCGCTAAGAGCCTTGGCGATCGTCAGTGGCTGGCGCCCGCCGCGCCCCAACTCTTTGTTCCCGGCCGGGCGCGGGCGCACTGGGAAGGGTCTGCGCGTGGAGGAGGGCGCAAGGAACGGGCGGGGACATGCGGTGCCGACCGCGGCACTCGGGCAGGCAGGGATCGCGGCAATACGGATAGGACGGGTCTGGGAGGCGGCAATTGCGACGTGGGCTTGCCGGTTAAGGGGCGCGCATCCGGACCCCTCTCCCACCCGGAACCTGGGCACACTTACCTGCAGTAGCACGCGGAAAATGTACCAGCCGATGATGAGCAGCTCAGCTGAAGCTGCCGCCACTGCCGCCATGGTTCCAAGAGTGGTGGGTGAGTGGTTGAGAGCGAGCGCGGTTCGCCGAGGTCCGCCGGTCTCGGAGTCCGCTGTTGGGCGCACTGCCGCAGCCGCCGTGGCCGCGCCTTAAGTATCCGCCCGCCACCCAAGTGCGCATGCGCGCTTGGGGGTGTCCATGAGGAGGGGTGGCCGGGGGCGCTCCTCATTCGCcgggagaggaaaaaataatccaTCTGCTCTTTCCACACCGACCCCCGCCTCCTGAGTTCCATCTTAGCCCCTTTCCAGAAGATTCCGCTGTGCCGCTTTTGAATTTTAGTGTAAAATGGAGGGGAACTGCAACTCTTGAGAAGCGCAAAGGGTTAGGGTAGGGGATGCACGTCTTTGGTGTGGAACCCCTCCCTCTCCGGGCCGTGGCCTGCAAATTTAAGCCCAGTGTCCCGTGACGCGCCAGAACCCACCTTGGGCATGGATGGGAAACCAGGAAAACATAACTTAGAGATCATCTGACCCGCAGAGCAAATAAAAGGTGCCCCTTCCTGGAGCCTTGGCTTCACAGGCCCCTGGTCAGTACTCTTCTAATATTTGATGTGCTGTAAGCCTACATTCTCGGCTTCACAAGAGTCCCTGAGCACATAACCTTTCCCTCATTCCTCGCGTCCCGCTTCGTACGGTTACTACCACGGTGACTATTGTAGGAAAGTGAGCCAGAGCATTGAGCTCTAGGCGCAAAAGTGGTAGTCCCCGGGTATCTACCTTGTGGGAGGGATGCAAGAGGGATTGGTGCCTTTGTGTGCGTGGAAGGAATGGGATGAGCTTACCGAGAAGTGGTCGGCAAGTGCTGTGGGATAGTTTTCTGCTGGACAGGTCTTTTCAGCCTCCctcttctgctcccctccccccaggccctggTAGGTCTTAACACAGCCAGGGAGGCTCTTTGTACCCGTTGCGCTGGGTGGCTGCAGCCTGGAATGGGGTTTTGCTACCGCCAGCAGAGGGTTGTGGCTGCCGTAGCTCCATTTCCAGGCACAGCGGGAAGACCTGAACGCGGTCTGGGAGCTCAGCCCCAGCGCACTGGTGGCCTGCCGCTCCAGAGCGCCTCTCCAGCAAGCTGCCTAGCACAGGGGCCAACTGGCATTTGCCCCTGTGtggatagaaaattaattttgattaaaagcTTACAGAGGTCAGGTTCTATACGGTTGCCAGCAGCAGATGGAAAGTGTAAGTGATCCAAGCGAGGTCGGTGTGGATGAAGTagcatggtgatttttttttttttttcatgttgactTTCGAAGAAGTTGGCTGGTTTGGACAAAATGATGCTGGGCTGCCatcttaaacaaaatatttggtaGTGCCGTCGCTGCGGCTTCGCAGAGCATGCAAAGATCCATTGCCTGCAAACTCCAGCCGGCAGCACGCTGCTCTAGTTCTcccctgagcacctgctatgaTAGATACTAGATACAGAATCCTATTCTTATTACTTCGGGGTACAGCACTGAGCCCATGGCCATCCATGGCAACCACAGGGCGGTATTGTGAGGTCTGGGCCCTTTGAGGACGGGCTGCAGCCCCAGGAGGCGATACATGATCTCTgctgggcagggcccaggcaaagCCAGTCCACTGTGCCGGACCTGCCCGAAGAGCCCTCTGGCCCAACCCCGACAAGCCTAGGGGAGACACCCCAGGAGGCTTCCTGGACAGGTGATGTGGAGAGGAGTAGACTTCCatgggtgggcagggaggaaaggGCATTCACATTTGCTGTTGTTAACCATGATCCATTTTCCCAAATAAGTATACATtctgttcctgttttttttttttttttttttgtctgtctgtctgtctgtctgttttttgtctgtttgtctgtTGTGTTGACTTTTCTCTTCAGGATCCCTGCTGCCTTGGTGATCCCGGGCTGACAGCCAGAGAGCACAGCGGCTCAGCTCCTGGAGAGTGAGGGTTGAAGAAAGCGGAGGGCAGCTGCCTGCGCCCGCTGGCTCCCATTGGGTCGGTTCCTGCAGCGGTGCCCGGTGGCCTTGGTGAAGGCCCTGCCCGGCAGAGATCATGTATTGCCTCCAGTGGCTGCTGCCCGTCCTCCTCATCCCCAAGCCCCTCAACCCCGCCCTGTGGTTCAGCCACTCCATGTTCATGGGCTTCTACCTGCTCAGCTTCCTTCTGGAGCGGAAGCCTTGCACGATTTGTGCCTTGGTTTTCCTGGCAGCCCTGTTCCTCATCTGCTATAGCTGCTGGGGAAACTGTTTCCTGTACCACTGCTCTGATTCCCCGCTTCCGGAATCGGCGCACGACCCCGGCGTTGTGGGCACCTAACAGCCTGCCCTGTTAGCTTTCCAAGGAAGCAGAAGATGGGAGGGGAGGCATTGACATAGGTCATAAAGCATTGGAGTTTCAAATCCCGCAGCCCCGCGGGTGCCACATTCCTGACGGCGCCTTTTTTGGCCTGTGATGTTTTATCCTTATAATGTGAATAATGGCACTGACCGGTGCTTTTATTGTAGAGTCCTATAGTCGTGGGTGGTCTTGTGATTGTGTGTGTTCTGTCCCCATCTCGGTTCCTCCCCTCGCTCCCCAAGGCTGGCAGGATGGTCACCCCCCTCGCCTCATTCCTGCGAGGAGTCTGCACCCATCCTGGTCAACCGTCCCGGCATGACCTGGGCAGATAAAATGCCAGTCTCGTCACCTCTGTGAGCCCTCCTTGTCAgggtctcttcccttcccagaaTGTTACCAACCCCTCAGTCCCTCTCCTGGTTTCCCTTTAGttctcttctgcccctttcctttttGGGGGAGCGCCTGTCCAAGACAGGGCTCATTTTTGCACTTATCTCGAATTTAAAGAGATTGCTGACGCCCGAGAGCCTCGCTTTTTCATCCTTCTTTCCCCGGTCAGCAGGCTAGACAGAAACATGTCTTGACTGTTTGTTGTCCACAGATCTCCGGTATTTTCTCcacttcatttttaagaaagaagtaaCAGGGACTTGTTGCTCTTTCACCTGGGTTTCTGGGCTCATGCTTACCAGCCCAGCCTCactttctttgcccttcctcctgcctttctCAACTGTCCCGAGGAGGGGGGGCCTCATCGTGTCTCCTGTGCATGCTCTGCAGGATTGAGGTGTGGTGTGTCCACGTAGATCTAGCAGTCCCCAGCTGAGTGAATGGAAGAGTACTCGTGTGTTTTTTCATAACAGCCATGATCCCCTTGATAGgtgtttgaatatattttggtgtgccgtgagtgtgtgtgtgtatgtgtgtgtgtgcgtgtacaaatacatgtgtatattccTTTTAAAGAAGCTTTATCGAACGTGTTCTGATTTTGAGGTTTAGCAACAGCTAGCTATAGCAGGTGCCGCTGCAGTTTTTATTTAGCATGGGGATTGCAGGGTGACCAGCACGCTGGACTCCGAGGTGGTTCAGACAAGACAGAGAGGAGCAGTGGCCATCATCCTCGTGCCAGGAGCTCCTTCAGTCCTGCGCATATAGACTGTACGTTACGAAGAATACACAGGAAGACTTTGTGACTGTcacttgctttttgctttttctgcgcttcagtaacaagtgttggcaaacgAGACTTTctcctggcccctgcccaccgGGGACTAGCATGGTTGTCCGTCCAGTCTAAATCATCCATCCTTCTCTTGCCTGAGTGGGAAGGGCGGTGGGCCAGGCAGAGGACAGAACTGGAGGCAGTCCATCTAGGGAATGGGACCGTGAGGCCACACTTGTGGAACATTTGGACTGCCATTCTGGAGCTTTTATTTCTGGTGTGTTCGTTGCACAGCTGTTTGAAATGTTTAATAAAGCTTTATAAACTTTACTTTGTGGTTTTATGTGGCTGCAGTCCATTTGGGTCGTGGTGTTGGATTTCTAAGTTGGTGGGGGACAGAGGGTAGCATGGAGGGGCTGAGTCCTTGGCGCCAGAGTACCTTAGCCCGAAAATTTGATCTGCTCTCTGGAGAGCAgatggtggggttgggggagggggagcagggggcaggccaGGCGGTGAACAGGAGGGAGTCTCAAAGTTTTTAGAGATGAGACATTTGTGTTTCTCAGCTCCCATGGCTTCTCGCCTGAAACTGTTTCCCTCCATAGGAGATTTGAGTAACCGATCCCTTGACAAACAACTTAGGACAGCTGGAGCTCTAATcatcaaggatttttatggtgctgcttttgaagtaaaaataaagtgaaacccCTTATGGCATttcaagtggaaaaataaataaggctgGCCTCCAACCAGGGGGCTTACGGTGATGGCTGGAAGTGCGAGAGTGTTGCGGGTCCCTGTCGTTGATGGGCACATGCTCCTGTGACTGTGACCTTTGAGACGGAGTGAGTAGCTTGTCAGGGGCCTGTGCTGGGTGTCCACTTCTCAATGTCTTTTCCTTCTAGAAAACATAACTGGAGCACTGCCTGTCCAAAGCACAGTGCTGTTGTAAGGGTTTATTGAAATAACAGTTATGAAAGGGCTTTGGTAATTTCATAGAAGGTCACATGTTTTAcctagatttttaatttattgctgTAAAGTTTTGTGCAGTTTTCTCCTGCCCTTTTAAACCTCCCCACTGTCAGTTTGTCCCCTTTTTCATTCCTAGTGTTGCAGATCAGTGAGTGCTTCCTCTTTTCTTGACCAAAACTGGCCAAAGATGTGtccattttaaaggtattttcaaAGAACTCAACTTTTATTGACTATATCTTCTGAGTATTTTCTGTCTGATCCTTTTGTGCTTTTATCTCTGAATTCTTCTCTTCTGGGTTTCTGGATATATTTCACGGTTCAGCAAAGTCTTGACAAGGTGAAGAGTCCTACACGTGGAAAGGATGGTTTGTTCAGCAAACATTGACCCCCTGTACTAGGCTTGCT
This region includes:
- the NNAT gene encoding neuronatin isoform X1 yields the protein MAAVAAASAELLIIGWYIFRVLLQVFLECCIYWVGFAFRNPPGTQPIARSEVFRYSLQKLAYTVSRTGRQVLGERRQRAPN
- the LOC102969639 gene encoding bladder cancer-associated protein, which translates into the protein MYCLQWLLPVLLIPKPLNPALWFSHSMFMGFYLLSFLLERKPCTICALVFLAALFLICYSCWGNCFLYHCSDSPLPESAHDPGVVGT
- the NNAT gene encoding neuronatin isoform X2 translates to MAAVAAASAELLIIGWYIFRVLLQVFRYSLQKLAYTVSRTGRQVLGERRQRAPN
- the NNAT gene encoding neuronatin isoform X3, producing MAAVAAASAELLIIGWYIFRVLLQVFLECCIYWVGFAFRNPPGTQPIARSVQVLSAEAGVHGVEDRAAGVGRAPAASPQLRPQPPALGGRVTRCSCASRPAWEPVPRRNGGSPVLSRQRSICQGQ